In Erythrolamprus reginae isolate rEryReg1 chromosome 10, rEryReg1.hap1, whole genome shotgun sequence, one DNA window encodes the following:
- the LOC139172791 gene encoding uncharacterized protein — HPPSLPSLPPSLSLSPLLSLPLPPSPSLPPSLSPSPSLSLPPSPSLSLPPSEMSAFV, encoded by the exons caccctccctccctcccctccctcccaccctccctctccctctcccctctcctctccctccctctcccaccctcccca tccctccctccctccctctctccctctccctctctctccctccctccctctccctccctctctctccctccctct GAGATGTCTGCCTTCGTTTAA